The Neorhizobium sp. NCHU2750 genome contains the following window.
TGTCCATGGACGTCTGGAGCGCCAGCGACCGCTGATGCTTGCCGCAAATCACGTGTCCTGGAAGGACATTCTCGTCCTCGGCGCGGTGGCGGATGTCGTCTATATCGCCAAGGCCGAGGTGGCGGACTGGCCGGTCTTCGGCACGCTCGCCAAATTGCAGAAGAGCATCTTCATCGTTCGCGAAGAGCGCCGTCGCACCGGCGATCAGGTCAACGAGATTGCCGAGCGGATGACGGCGGGCGAGATCGTCGTGCTGTTTCCCGAAGGCACGACGTCCGACGGCAACCGTCTTCTGGAGATCAAGTCCTCGCTCTTCGGCGCTGCCGCCGCTGCCGTGCCGCACACGCCACAGGGTGTCGTGCATGTGCAGCCGGTAGCAATCGCCTATACCCGCGTCCATGGCATGGCGATGGGCCGCTATCATCGGCCGATCGCCGCCTGGCCGGGGGATATCACGCTGATGCCGCATCTGATGGGCGTGCTGAAACAGGGCGCACTGGATGTCGATGTCGCGTTCGGAGACACGGTCGATTTTCGCACCGGCGACAATCGCAAGCACCTGAGCCAGAACGTCACCGGCCAGCTTCGCCGCATGCTGATCCGCCATCTGCGGGGCCGTGATTACGATGCGATCGGCAAGGCGCTTGATGACGAGAGCGTGAACTAGCCCTTCATTGCGTGGCGGGCGGAAGCCATCCATTTGCAGTTGGGCTGTCTTTTTGAGAGCTTATGGGCTTGGTCTTCAAATCCACCTGTGCCTATGAGAAGCATCGATAATATCTGGACGTGATGATGGATCCACTTGGACAGCTGATAAACTGGTCGGCGGAATACGGGCTTCTCGGGGTTTTCCTTGTCGTCTTTTCGGAACGGGTCATCCCGATCTTTCCGTCCTATGCCATACTGGTCGCTGTCGGCATTGCTGCAGAATCGGGCGCGTGGTCGGTTCTGGCTGCGCTGATCGCTGCCATCGCCGGCAGCTATGTCGGCGGCTCGATCTACTATCTCTGCGCCGCAAGCGTCTCGGAAGAGCGTTCCTTCCGCTTCCTGACGCGGTTTGCACTGCTGTTCGGCACCTCGTCCGAAAAAGTTCAGAAGATGATCAGCTATTTCCGCACCAATCAGGCGGCGCTGTCGTTCACCGCACAGCTTGTGCCGACCGTCAGGCTGGTTGCCCCGGCAATTGCCGGTCTCCTGAAGGTCAATCCAGGCCCGTTCGCGGTGGCGGCAGGCCTTGGTGTTGCGGTGTGGAACTCGCTGTTCTTTTTCATCGGTTATGTCTGCGCGCGCCTTTCCTTCAACGGCAATGTCTCGGAACTGGCGCTGGAAGTGATGATCGTCCTGATGGTGGTGGAAAGTCTGGCCTTCGTCATCTGGCGGCGTTTGCGCAAGAAAAAGCTGGCGGCTGAAGGCTGAAAGCGTCCGAGCCAGTTGATCCCGGCTGCTCGCTTGCCCGCATGCCGCCCCGCATGAAACGCTTCATTTCCTGCCCTTCTTGCTGTATGAGCCAGCCATGAACGAACACGTCTCCCTTTCCGCGCCGGCAGAAGAGCCGGTCAACTGTCCGGACGCCCGTCCCAACAGCCGCAAGGTCTTCATCAAGACCTATGGCTGTCAGATGAACGTCTATGATTCCACCCGCATGGGCGATGCGCTGGCGGGTGAAGGATATGTGACGACGGAAAACATGGACGAGGCCGATCTCGTCCTGCTCAATACCTGTCATATCCGTGAGAAGGCGGCAGAAAAGGTCTATTCCGCCCTTGGCCGCCTGCGCGACATGAAGAAGGCCCGTGCCGCCGAAGGCAAGGAGATGATGATCGGCGTTGCCGGTTGCGTCGCCCAGGCGGAAGGCGAGGAGATCATTCGCCGCGCGCCCGCCGTCGATGTCGTCATCGGCCCGCAGACCTATCACCGCCTGCCGGAGGCCTTGAGAAAGGCCCGCGGCGGCGAGCGGGTCGTTGATACCGAATATGCCGTCGAGGACAAGTTCGAGCATCTGCCGGCAACCGAGAAGAAGGTCATCCGCTCGCGCGGCGTCACGTCCTTCCTCACCGTGCAGGAAGGCTGCGACAAGTTCTGCACCTTCTGCGTCGTGCCCTATACCCGTGGTTCGGAAGTCTCTCGTCCGGTCGGCCAGATCATCGATGAGGCAAAGCGGCTGGTCGATGCCGGCGTCCGCGAAATCACCCTGCTCGGCCAGAACGTCAATGCCTGGCGTTCGAAGAGCGAAACCGGCGCCGAACTCGGCCTTGCCGATCTCTTGTATCGGCTCGCCGATATTCCGGGTCTCGCCCGCCTGCGCTACACGACCAGCCATCCGCGTGACATGGATGATCGGCTGATCGAGGCGCATCGCGACCTGCGCAATCTCATGCCCTACCTGCATCTGCCGGTGCAGGCCGGTTCCGATCGCATCCTGAAGGCGATGAACCGTCGCCATACCGGTGCCGAGTATCTGCGCCTGATCGAGCGCATCCGTGAGGCGCGGCCGGATATCGCCATGTCGGGCGATTTCATCGTCGGCTTCCCCGGTGAGACGGATCAGGATTTCGAGGACACGCTGAAGATTGTCGAGGACGTGAATTACGCCTCGGCCTTCTCGTTCAAATATTCGAGCCGTCCGGGTACGCCCGGCGCCGATCTGCCGAACCATGTGGACGAGGACGTCAAGACGGAGCGGCTCGAGCGGCTTCAGGCCCTGCTCTTGAAACAGCAGGCCGACTTCGCCACATCCTGCGTTGGAAAGACGATCGATCTGCTCCTGGAAAAGCCGGGCCGCATGCCGGGTCAGGTGATTGGACGCTCGCCCTGGCTGCAGTCTGTGAATGTTGATGCAAAAACATCGCAAATCGGTGAGATTATCCGTGTACGAATCATCGGAACTGGCCCGAACAGCTTGTTTGCCGAGCCGGCAGAGAGTTTAATCGGGGTCTGAATCAAGTTGAGGAGCTTGCTTACTTGAACGCATCAGAATTGGTTTCTTCGACAGCGCGCCAACCCCGATCCGCAGCGACCGACGCCAACCACTTCGTCCTGACGTTTGAGAACAACAGGTTAGCCAGCGAGCTCTTTGGTCAGTTCGACCAGAACCTCAAACTCCTCGAACAGCGCCTCAACGTCGATGCCCTTCCGCGTGGAAACTCTGTTTCCATCTCCGGCGATGTCGTCGCCACCAATCAGGCCCGCCGGGCTCTCGATTTCCTCTATGAACGTCTGCAGAAAGGCGGTTCCGTGGAAGCTTCCGATGTCGAAGGTGCAATCCGCATGGCTCAGGCCGCCGACGACCAGCTGACGCTTCCGACGCTGGAGCGCAAGGCAAAGCTTTCCATGGCGCAGATCTCCACCCGCAAGAAGACCATCCAGGCCCGCACGCCGACGCAGGACGCCTATATGCGGGCACTCGAACGCGCAGAACTCGTCTTCGGCGTCGGTCCGGCCGGTACCGGCAAGACCTATCTCGCCTGTGCTCACGCAGCTCAGCTTCTGGAGCGCGGCGCCGTTGACAAGATCATCCTGACCCGTCCGGCTGTCGAGGCCGGCGAGCGCCTGGGCTTCCTGCCCGGCGACATGAAGGAAAAGGTCGATCCCTACCTCCGCCCGCTTTATGACGCGCTCTACGACATGATCCCGGCCGACAAGGTCGACCGCGCGATCACCGCCGGCGTCATCGAGATCGCGCCGCTCGCTTTCATGCGCGGCCGCACGCTGTCCAATGCTGCAATCATTCTCGATGAAGCGCAGAACACCACATCGATGCAGATGAAGATGTTCCTGACGCGTCTGGGCGAAAACGGCCGGATGATCATCACCGGCGATCCGAGCCAGGTCGACCTTCCGCGTGGCGTGAAGTCGGGCCTGGTCGAGGCCCTTCAGATCCTGAAGGGTGTCGAAGGACTTTCGGTCGTCCGCTTCAAGGATACCGACGTCGTTCGCCATCCGCTGGTGGGCCGCATCGTCAAGGCCTATGACGCGCAATATGCGGTCCACGAGGAAAGCGAGGAAGCCCTCGACCGGTAATGCCGGTCGGGCGCCGTTAAGTGATGTCCGAACTAGACATACAGATCAGCGTGGAAGACGGTGGCTGGCCGGCTGAGGAGGTTCTCGCCTCCTTGAGCGGTCGCGTTCTCGGTGCCGCCGCCGAATATCTTGCCCGTGAAGAAGACCAGCCCTTCCCCGAAATGGCGACGGAACTGTCGCTGGTCTTCACCAATGACGTTTCCATCCAGGAAATCAACGCCGAATGGCGCGATCAGGACAAACCGACTAACGTCTTGTCATTCCCTGCTTTTCCGCTGACACCTGGCATCATGCCGGGTCCCATGCTGGGCGATATTGTCGTCGCGCGGGAAACTGTTGAGCGAGAAGCGGTTGATCTCGACAAGACTTTCGACGATCATTTGACCCATCTGCTCGTCCATGGATTCCTCCATCTGTTCGGTTACGACCATATGGAAAAGGACGAGGCGGAGGAAATGGAAGCACTTGAGACTCGTATTTTGGCTGGTCTCGGCCTATCTGACCCCTATGCGGGCCAGGACCCGATAGTGTAGTTTGGAACAATGAACGATTATTCGAGCAATGTCGCCCGCGAGGGCAAGGACAGTTCGGACTCACCCTCGTCGGACGAGGGCAGTAGTTCGGCAAGGTCCGAACATCATCCCAAATCCCACCATTCCTTTTGGTCGCGGGCCGTGCGCCTGCTCCGGCCATCGCAGGGCGAACAGTTGCGGGAAGATCTCGCCGACGCCCTGATGACCGATACCAATGTCAGCAGCGCCTTCTCCCCGGATGAGCGCGCCATGCTTCACAACATCCTCCGCTTCCGCGAGGTGCGCGTCGAGGACATCATGGTTCCCCGCGCCGATATCGAGGCGGTGGACATGAACATGACCATCGGCGAGCTGATGATCCATTTCGAGGAAACCGGTCGCTCGCGCATGCCGGTCTATAGCGACAATCTCGACGACGCCCGCGGCTTCGTCCATATCCGCGACCTCTTGTCCTATCTCGCCAAGCAGGCGCGCAACAAGCGGCGTGTCAGCGCCAAGACCTCCGCGGCCCACGCGTCCACGGCTGCAAACGGCACGGAGAAGCCGACCCGCACGCCACGACCCGCATTCGACCTTGGCCGCGTCAACCTCGAGCAGACGGTTGCCGAAGCCGGCCTCATTCGCAAGCTGCTCTTCGTGCCGCCGTCCATGCTCGCCTCCGACCTCTTGCGCTCCATGCAGGCGGCGCGCACCCAGATGGCGCTGGTCATCGACGAATATGGCGGTACCGACGGTCTCGTATCTCACGAAGACATCGTCGAGATGGTCATCGGTGAC
Protein-coding sequences here:
- the miaB gene encoding tRNA (N6-isopentenyl adenosine(37)-C2)-methylthiotransferase MiaB; protein product: MNVYDSTRMGDALAGEGYVTTENMDEADLVLLNTCHIREKAAEKVYSALGRLRDMKKARAAEGKEMMIGVAGCVAQAEGEEIIRRAPAVDVVIGPQTYHRLPEALRKARGGERVVDTEYAVEDKFEHLPATEKKVIRSRGVTSFLTVQEGCDKFCTFCVVPYTRGSEVSRPVGQIIDEAKRLVDAGVREITLLGQNVNAWRSKSETGAELGLADLLYRLADIPGLARLRYTTSHPRDMDDRLIEAHRDLRNLMPYLHLPVQAGSDRILKAMNRRHTGAEYLRLIERIREARPDIAMSGDFIVGFPGETDQDFEDTLKIVEDVNYASAFSFKYSSRPGTPGADLPNHVDEDVKTERLERLQALLLKQQADFATSCVGKTIDLLLEKPGRMPGQVIGRSPWLQSVNVDAKTSQIGEIIRVRIIGTGPNSLFAEPAESLIGV
- the ybeY gene encoding rRNA maturation RNase YbeY, yielding MSELDIQISVEDGGWPAEEVLASLSGRVLGAAAEYLAREEDQPFPEMATELSLVFTNDVSIQEINAEWRDQDKPTNVLSFPAFPLTPGIMPGPMLGDIVVARETVEREAVDLDKTFDDHLTHLLVHGFLHLFGYDHMEKDEAEEMEALETRILAGLGLSDPYAGQDPIV
- a CDS encoding lysophospholipid acyltransferase family protein, with the translated sequence MITSIRIGLVIICLVIVTLVLLPFQLLGLAFDWKIRRTIPRLWHRAACFLIGIRIHVHGRLERQRPLMLAANHVSWKDILVLGAVADVVYIAKAEVADWPVFGTLAKLQKSIFIVREERRRTGDQVNEIAERMTAGEIVVLFPEGTTSDGNRLLEIKSSLFGAAAAAVPHTPQGVVHVQPVAIAYTRVHGMAMGRYHRPIAAWPGDITLMPHLMGVLKQGALDVDVAFGDTVDFRTGDNRKHLSQNVTGQLRRMLIRHLRGRDYDAIGKALDDESVN
- a CDS encoding PhoH family protein, encoding MNASELVSSTARQPRSAATDANHFVLTFENNRLASELFGQFDQNLKLLEQRLNVDALPRGNSVSISGDVVATNQARRALDFLYERLQKGGSVEASDVEGAIRMAQAADDQLTLPTLERKAKLSMAQISTRKKTIQARTPTQDAYMRALERAELVFGVGPAGTGKTYLACAHAAQLLERGAVDKIILTRPAVEAGERLGFLPGDMKEKVDPYLRPLYDALYDMIPADKVDRAITAGVIEIAPLAFMRGRTLSNAAIILDEAQNTTSMQMKMFLTRLGENGRMIITGDPSQVDLPRGVKSGLVEALQILKGVEGLSVVRFKDTDVVRHPLVGRIVKAYDAQYAVHEESEEALDR
- a CDS encoding hemolysin family protein; translated protein: MNDYSSNVAREGKDSSDSPSSDEGSSSARSEHHPKSHHSFWSRAVRLLRPSQGEQLREDLADALMTDTNVSSAFSPDERAMLHNILRFREVRVEDIMVPRADIEAVDMNMTIGELMIHFEETGRSRMPVYSDNLDDARGFVHIRDLLSYLAKQARNKRRVSAKTSAAHASTAANGTEKPTRTPRPAFDLGRVNLEQTVAEAGLIRKLLFVPPSMLASDLLRSMQAARTQMALVIDEYGGTDGLVSHEDIVEMVIGDVEDEHDDQEVMFSRTADDVFVADARIELEEIAEAIGPDFDVRDRIEDVDTLGGLIFSALGRIPVRGEVVQAVPGFEFQILEADPRRIKRVKILRKRALVRRRQAKGEGEVALPAPATPALLAPPAETGSQRPEA
- a CDS encoding VTT domain-containing protein is translated as MMDPLGQLINWSAEYGLLGVFLVVFSERVIPIFPSYAILVAVGIAAESGAWSVLAALIAAIAGSYVGGSIYYLCAASVSEERSFRFLTRFALLFGTSSEKVQKMISYFRTNQAALSFTAQLVPTVRLVAPAIAGLLKVNPGPFAVAAGLGVAVWNSLFFFIGYVCARLSFNGNVSELALEVMIVLMVVESLAFVIWRRLRKKKLAAEG